The following proteins are co-located in the Desulfovibrio desulfuricans genome:
- a CDS encoding TrmH family RNA methyltransferase: protein MHNETEQAPLLPGLKPVLELLASEPQRIDCVFCKKGLRGPDAQEVLNLCRQHNVRFSLVDPVALDRLCRGAGGQTAQGRQGRDGVSHQGVVARLAATGFTELADLLAAAADAPLPLIVALDQVQDPGNVGTICRTLYALGGAGIILPQHNSAYLGPAARRAAAGALEKLPVTRVTNLGHALDSAEEAGLTIYGAGGEGPSSLNAFDEPMQLPAVLVLGNEDKGLRPGVAKRCAHMLRIPLARTFDSLNVAQAGAVLLGLAAAHRAKDSAS from the coding sequence ATGCATAATGAAACTGAACAAGCCCCGCTGCTGCCGGGCCTCAAGCCCGTGCTGGAACTGCTTGCCAGCGAACCCCAGCGCATCGACTGCGTCTTCTGCAAAAAAGGCCTGCGTGGCCCCGATGCGCAGGAGGTGCTGAACCTCTGCCGTCAGCACAACGTGCGCTTCAGCCTGGTAGACCCGGTGGCCCTTGACCGTCTGTGCCGTGGCGCTGGCGGTCAAACTGCCCAGGGGCGTCAAGGCCGTGACGGTGTTTCCCATCAGGGCGTTGTGGCCCGTCTGGCCGCCACCGGCTTTACCGAACTTGCCGATCTGCTGGCTGCTGCTGCCGATGCCCCCCTGCCCCTCATCGTTGCCCTTGACCAGGTGCAAGACCCCGGCAACGTGGGCACAATCTGCCGCACCCTGTATGCTCTGGGCGGCGCGGGCATCATTTTGCCCCAGCACAACAGCGCCTACCTTGGCCCCGCAGCCCGCAGGGCCGCTGCGGGCGCACTGGAGAAGCTGCCCGTGACCCGCGTAACCAACCTGGGGCACGCCCTCGACAGCGCCGAAGAAGCTGGCCTGACCATTTACGGCGCGGGCGGTGAAGGCCCATCAAGCCTCAATGCCTTTGATGAACCCATGCAGTTGCCTGCCGTGCTGGTTCTGGGCAATGAGGACAAAGGCCTGCGGCCCGGCGTCGCCAAACGGTGCGCCCACATGCTGCGCATTCCGCTTGCCCGCACCTTTGACTCACTCAATGTGGCGCAAGCCGGTGCCGTACTGCTGGGCCTTGCCGCAGCACACAGGGCAAAAGATTCTGCATCGTAG
- the fliQ gene encoding flagellar biosynthesis protein FliQ: MSPDFVIGFGRQAIELCLMMSLPMLGVGLGVGVVVSVIQAATQIQEMTLTFIPKIVCMFLALLLALPWLMERMITFTRDVFINIPTYIR; the protein is encoded by the coding sequence ATGTCCCCAGATTTCGTCATCGGTTTTGGCCGGCAGGCCATTGAACTTTGCTTGATGATGTCCTTGCCCATGCTTGGGGTGGGTCTTGGGGTGGGTGTGGTTGTTAGCGTTATTCAGGCGGCAACCCAGATTCAGGAAATGACCCTGACTTTCATCCCCAAGATCGTGTGCATGTTTCTGGCCCTGCTGCTGGCCCTGCCCTGGCTCATGGAGCGCATGATTACCTTTACCCGTGACGTGTTCATCAATATCCCTACATATATCCGGTAA